In Clostridium sp. DL-VIII, the following proteins share a genomic window:
- a CDS encoding sensor histidine kinase KdpD, whose translation MDINERPDPQYLLNQIRKEENESSRGKLKIFFGYAAGVGKSYAMLVEAHDVKRLGKDVVIGYIEPHARAETMALVNGIENIGVKVINYRGITLKEFDLDKALVRKPEIILVDELAHTNAATERHRKRWQDIEELLEAGIDVYTTLNVQHIESLNDIVESITHIAVRETIPDKVFDDADKVELIDIEPDELLNRFSEGKVYSREQTRKAFNNFFTKNNLFALREIALRRTADRVNYEVESVRLSKSQITVMPTSDVVLACISPSPSSARVIRTATRMAEAHHSKWIALYVEGTKSKNLGKEDRERLNSHFNLAEQLGGEVVTAYGDNAVEQIIQYAKFRNVTKIIIGKNHKKPNNLFHFYAKDIVDKLMESNSYIDVYVIPNSTFDKKREKTIKKNKYSSKISKKETLIAVVIMLITTIVALCIDYLGFSAANVIMIFILGVIIVNIKTRGYILGFISSIVSILLFNYLFTEPRYSLEVYDKSYIATFPIMLIVTFTIGTLTSKIQREALNSSKRENITQILYRVSRKLLSATGTADVVGIGIKYLSRLLERTVICYLGQENKLSTPFIYTATKGEKDRTLLSKDEEAVAYWTFLNDKECGAGTNTFHGAKGYYMPLKSHGKVLGVLGVSCINGPLKPEQKFIFETVASQIYIALDREILAEIQKKSNLEIESERLRSNLLRSISHDLRSPLAGIKGSVSTIIETGNLISEKTRGELLQSVYDDTEWLIRLVENLLSMTRFDGGDMKVKKDTELVEEVVYEAVQRISKRSTAHEIKVTVPEDVIMAPMDGSLIEQVLINLIDNAIKFTPKNSLIEVKVYENEKDIIFEVIDNGTGIAEDILPHIFDRFFTNGDKISDSRRGVGLGLAICKSIVEGHGGTITADNRESQEGAIFKFNIPKEGNSDGQ comes from the coding sequence ATAGATATAAATGAAAGGCCAGATCCACAGTATCTTTTAAATCAAATAAGAAAAGAAGAAAATGAGTCTTCAAGAGGAAAATTAAAAATATTTTTTGGCTATGCAGCAGGTGTTGGAAAAAGTTATGCTATGCTAGTGGAAGCTCATGATGTGAAAAGGCTTGGCAAGGATGTAGTAATTGGTTATATAGAACCACATGCAAGAGCAGAAACTATGGCTTTAGTAAATGGAATTGAGAATATAGGTGTTAAAGTTATTAATTATAGAGGGATAACTTTAAAAGAATTTGATTTAGATAAAGCATTAGTTAGAAAACCTGAGATAATACTAGTAGATGAACTTGCCCACACTAATGCTGCTACTGAAAGGCATAGAAAAAGATGGCAGGATATAGAGGAACTTTTAGAGGCAGGAATAGATGTTTATACGACTTTAAATGTTCAGCACATAGAAAGTTTAAATGATATAGTTGAAAGTATAACTCATATTGCTGTAAGAGAAACAATTCCAGATAAGGTATTTGATGATGCTGATAAGGTTGAGTTAATAGATATTGAACCAGATGAGCTTTTAAATAGATTTAGTGAAGGAAAAGTATATAGCAGGGAACAGACAAGAAAAGCCTTTAATAATTTTTTTACTAAAAATAATTTGTTTGCTCTTAGGGAGATTGCTCTAAGGAGAACAGCCGACCGGGTAAATTATGAGGTAGAAAGTGTAAGATTATCAAAAAGTCAGATAACCGTAATGCCAACATCAGATGTAGTTCTTGCATGTATATCTCCTTCGCCATCATCTGCCAGGGTTATAAGGACAGCAACAAGAATGGCTGAAGCGCATCATTCAAAGTGGATTGCATTATATGTTGAAGGTACAAAATCTAAAAATTTAGGTAAAGAAGATAGAGAAAGGTTAAATTCTCATTTTAATTTAGCTGAGCAGCTTGGTGGAGAAGTAGTAACTGCATACGGTGATAATGCGGTTGAGCAAATAATTCAATATGCAAAGTTTAGAAATGTAACTAAAATAATTATAGGTAAAAATCATAAAAAACCAAATAATTTATTTCACTTTTATGCAAAAGATATTGTTGATAAACTCATGGAATCTAATTCCTATATAGATGTATATGTTATCCCAAATTCAACTTTTGACAAGAAAAGAGAAAAGACTATAAAAAAGAATAAATATAGCTCTAAGATATCAAAAAAAGAAACTTTAATAGCAGTTGTAATAATGTTAATTACTACAATAGTTGCATTATGCATTGATTATTTAGGATTTAGCGCTGCTAACGTTATTATGATTTTTATATTAGGGGTTATTATTGTAAATATAAAGACAAGGGGATACATCTTGGGCTTTATCTCCTCAATTGTAAGTATACTTTTATTTAATTATCTTTTTACAGAGCCAAGATATTCTTTGGAGGTTTATGATAAAAGCTATATAGCTACTTTTCCTATAATGTTAATAGTAACTTTTACAATTGGGACTCTTACAAGCAAAATTCAAAGGGAAGCACTTAATTCTTCGAAAAGAGAAAATATAACTCAGATATTATATAGAGTAAGCAGGAAATTGTTGAGTGCAACTGGAACAGCAGATGTTGTAGGTATAGGAATAAAATACTTATCAAGGCTCCTTGAAAGAACTGTTATCTGTTACTTGGGACAAGAGAATAAGCTCTCCACTCCATTTATTTATACTGCAACTAAAGGAGAGAAAGACAGGACTTTACTAAGTAAGGATGAAGAGGCAGTTGCTTATTGGACATTTTTAAATGATAAAGAATGTGGAGCCGGAACCAATACCTTTCATGGAGCAAAAGGATATTATATGCCCTTAAAAAGTCATGGGAAAGTACTAGGCGTATTAGGTGTTTCCTGTATTAATGGACCTTTAAAGCCAGAGCAGAAATTTATTTTTGAAACAGTTGCAAGTCAGATTTATATTGCATTAGATAGAGAAATTTTAGCTGAAATCCAAAAGAAATCTAATTTAGAAATTGAAAGTGAAAGGCTTAGAAGCAATCTTTTAAGATCAATATCTCATGATCTTAGAAGCCCACTTGCAGGTATCAAAGGTTCTGTGAGCACCATTATTGAAACAGGTAATCTTATATCTGAAAAAACTAGAGGAGAATTACTTCAGAGTGTTTATGATGATACTGAATGGCTTATAAGGTTAGTAGAAAACCTGCTTAGCATGACAAGATTTGATGGCGGAGATATGAAAGTTAAAAAAGATACAGAGCTAGTTGAAGAAGTGGTGTATGAAGCAGTTCAAAGAATTTCAAAACGTTCGACTGCTCATGAAATAAAAGTAACAGTTCCAGAAGACGTAATAATGGCGCCTATGGATGGAAGTTTAATTGAGCAGGTACTCATAAATTTAATTGATAATGCTATTAAATTCACACCTAAAAATTCTTTGATTGAGGTTAAGGTTTATGAAAACGAAAAAGATATTATTTTTGAAGTAATTGACAACGGCACTGGAATAGCAGAAGATATATTGCCACACATATTTGATAGATTTTTCACCAATGGAGATAAAATATCTGATTCAAGAAGAGGTGTAGGTTTAGGTCTTGCAATTTGTAAATCTATAGTTGAAGGTCATGGAGGAACAATTACAGCTGATAATAGAGAGAGCCAAGAAGGAGCAATTTTTAAATTTAATATTCCAAAGGAGGGGAATAGTGATGGACAATAA
- a CDS encoding K(+)-transporting ATPase subunit C: MKIIKKSIGISIMFMVLCGLIYPLFMTGISQLIFNNKANGSIISLDGKEVGSGLIGQNFTDPRFFKGRVSAVNYNTYTEADTVPDESGKAAYSGVASGSQNLAPSDDALKERVQKDIDDFLAANPGVKKEDIPTDLLTSSGSGLDPDISPESAKIQISAVSKASGISEADLQKIVDKYTEGRALGIFGEPRVNVLKVNMEIASLLNTK, from the coding sequence ATGAAGATAATTAAAAAATCTATTGGTATAAGTATTATGTTTATGGTACTTTGCGGGCTTATATATCCTCTTTTTATGACAGGAATAAGCCAGCTCATATTTAATAATAAAGCTAATGGCAGCATTATAAGCCTAGATGGTAAGGAAGTTGGCTCTGGGCTTATAGGACAAAATTTTACAGATCCAAGATTCTTTAAAGGAAGAGTTTCAGCTGTAAATTATAACACTTATACAGAAGCAGATACTGTGCCAGATGAAAGCGGAAAAGCAGCCTATAGTGGAGTAGCATCAGGCTCTCAAAATTTAGCTCCATCGGATGATGCACTTAAAGAAAGAGTTCAAAAAGATATAGATGATTTTTTAGCAGCTAATCCTGGAGTTAAAAAAGAAGATATTCCTACAGATTTGCTTACAAGTTCAGGTTCAGGATTAGACCCTGATATAAGTCCAGAGTCAGCAAAAATTCAAATATCGGCAGTTTCAAAGGCATCAGGAATAAGTGAAGCAGATCTTCAAAAAATAGTTGACAAATATACTGAAGGCAGAGCACTTGGAATATTTGGTGAACCAAGAGTAAATGTTCTAAAAGTCAATATGGAGATAGCTTCACTTTTAAATACAAAGTAA
- the kdpB gene encoding potassium-transporting ATPase subunit KdpB, translated as MSDNKKESKFITKDILNEAIIESFKKLNPKYMIKNPVMFVVEVGFVITLLLTFVPSLFGDEGNNLRAYNLIVAVILFITVLFANFAEAVAEGRGKAQAENLKKMKKDTVAKLLNSDGTTKIINANELKRGDIVLVENGDIIPNDGEVIDGIASVDESAITGESAPVMKERGGDFASVTGGTKVVSDWLKIEITATPGESFLDKMISLVEGASRQKTPNEIALNTILVSLTIIFLIVIVALYPMAHYSGVAIYISTLIALLVCLIPTTIGGLLSAIGIAGMDRVTKFNVIAMSGKAVEACGDVDTMLLDKTGTITFGNRLAAEFIPVGNADKSELINYSVICSLKDDTPEGKSIVELGRKLGSNAKEEEYKNLEFIEFTAQTRMSGIDLPNGLKVRKGASDSIKNRIKELGGNIPEDLDDAVNSVSKLGGTPLVVCVNEKAYGVIYLKDTVKPGLIERFERLREIGIKTVMCTGDNPLTAATIAKEAGVDEFIAECKPEDKIAAIKKEQDQGKLVAMTGDGTNDAPALAQADVGLAMNSGTTAAKEAANMVDLDSDPTKILEVVEIGKQLLITRGALTTFSIANDVAKYFAIIPAIFTVAIPEMQVMNVMGLSTPYSAILSALIFNAIIIPLLIPIAMKGVKYKPMKAETMLLRNMLIFGGGGVLVPFIGIKVIDVIITPLVRILNIG; from the coding sequence ATGAGTGATAATAAAAAAGAATCTAAATTTATTACAAAAGATATATTAAATGAAGCAATAATAGAATCTTTTAAGAAATTAAATCCAAAATATATGATAAAAAATCCTGTTATGTTTGTGGTTGAAGTAGGTTTTGTTATAACTCTATTACTTACCTTTGTACCAAGCTTATTTGGGGATGAGGGTAATAATTTGAGGGCTTACAATTTAATTGTAGCAGTAATACTTTTTATAACAGTACTATTTGCAAATTTTGCTGAAGCAGTTGCAGAAGGACGTGGAAAAGCCCAGGCTGAAAATTTAAAGAAGATGAAAAAAGATACTGTAGCTAAACTTTTAAATTCTGATGGAACTACTAAAATAATAAATGCCAATGAATTAAAAAGAGGCGATATAGTTTTAGTTGAAAATGGAGATATAATTCCAAATGACGGTGAAGTTATAGATGGTATAGCTTCTGTAGATGAATCAGCTATAACAGGTGAATCAGCACCTGTTATGAAGGAGAGAGGAGGAGATTTTGCATCAGTTACAGGTGGAACAAAGGTTGTAAGTGACTGGCTAAAAATTGAGATAACAGCAACTCCTGGTGAATCCTTTTTAGATAAAATGATTTCTCTTGTTGAAGGAGCCTCAAGGCAGAAAACTCCAAATGAAATTGCTCTTAACACCATACTTGTAAGTTTAACAATTATATTTCTTATAGTAATAGTTGCACTTTATCCAATGGCTCATTATTCTGGAGTTGCCATTTATATTTCAACTTTAATTGCACTTCTTGTATGCTTAATACCAACAACAATTGGTGGTCTTCTATCAGCCATAGGTATTGCAGGTATGGATAGAGTTACAAAATTTAATGTTATTGCAATGTCAGGAAAAGCAGTAGAGGCTTGTGGTGATGTTGATACAATGCTTCTTGATAAGACTGGAACTATAACCTTTGGTAACAGACTTGCGGCTGAATTTATTCCAGTTGGAAATGCGGATAAAAGTGAGCTTATAAATTATTCAGTAATATGCTCTTTAAAAGATGATACTCCAGAAGGAAAATCAATAGTTGAACTTGGAAGAAAATTAGGTTCAAATGCCAAGGAAGAAGAATATAAAAATTTAGAATTTATTGAATTTACAGCTCAAACAAGAATGAGTGGAATAGATTTACCAAATGGTTTGAAGGTAAGAAAAGGAGCTTCTGATTCTATAAAGAACCGAATAAAAGAACTTGGCGGAAATATTCCAGAGGATTTAGATGATGCAGTAAATAGCGTTTCAAAATTAGGAGGAACACCTCTTGTAGTCTGTGTTAATGAAAAAGCATATGGGGTGATTTACCTTAAAGATACTGTTAAACCAGGACTTATAGAAAGATTTGAAAGACTTAGAGAAATTGGAATTAAAACAGTTATGTGTACTGGAGATAATCCTTTAACTGCCGCAACTATTGCTAAAGAAGCTGGTGTAGATGAATTTATTGCTGAATGTAAACCAGAAGATAAAATTGCTGCAATTAAAAAGGAACAGGATCAAGGTAAACTTGTAGCAATGACAGGGGATGGGACTAATGATGCACCAGCTCTTGCGCAGGCAGATGTAGGCCTTGCAATGAATAGCGGTACTACAGCAGCTAAAGAAGCAGCTAATATGGTTGATTTAGATTCAGATCCAACAAAGATTCTTGAAGTTGTTGAGATAGGAAAGCAGCTTCTAATAACAAGAGGAGCTTTAACAACTTTTAGTATAGCTAATGATGTAGCTAAATATTTTGCTATAATTCCTGCTATTTTCACTGTTGCGATACCTGAAATGCAGGTTATGAATGTGATGGGACTTTCAACTCCATATAGTGCTATACTTTCAGCATTAATATTTAATGCAATAATAATACCATTACTTATACCAATAGCAATGAAGGGGGTAAAGTATAAACCAATGAAGGCAGAGACTATGCTTCTTAGAAATATGCTTATTTTCGGAGGTGGAGGAGTACTTGTTCCGTTTATAGGGATTAAAGTAATTGATGTTATTATTACTCCATTAGTTAGGATTCTTAATATTGGATAA
- the kdpA gene encoding potassium-transporting ATPase subunit KdpA — protein sequence MEWLQIIITLLLFMLIVVPLGKYLYYVSTGEKTVVDKVFNPIDNFIYKICGINKEEKMNWKEYVFSIIAVNAVMVFIGYIILRAQGLLFLNPNKIDGMEQSLSFNTIISFMTNTNLQDYSGESGLSNLSQMIVIIFMMFTSAATGFAAALAFMRGIIGKKSTGNFFVDITRITTRVLLPFSIVIGILLVSQGVPQTLSGTKTVTTIEGKMQDIAMGPVAALEAIKHVGTNGGGFFGANSAHPFENPTPLTNLIELLSMMMLPGALVYTFGLMLKNKKQGWAIFGAMAGLFIVALPICYFAEKAGNPALAHIGLSQAMGNMEGKEVRFGIGQSSLFTTVTTAFTTGTVNNMHDSLTPLGGAVALMNMMLNVIFGGKGVGFMNMIMYAILTVFLCGLMVGRTPEFLSKKLEGREIKLIALAIIIHPFLILMFSALALVMPEGLAGISNPGFHGLSQIVYQFASSAANNGSGFEGLGDNTMFWNTTAGIVMFYGRYLSIIILLSVAGSLAAKRSIPATAGTFRTDNTMFAVTLMAIVLIIGALTFLPAIALGPVAEHLTLWH from the coding sequence ATGGAATGGTTACAAATAATAATAACTTTACTACTTTTCATGCTAATTGTAGTGCCACTAGGAAAGTATTTATACTATGTTAGCACTGGTGAAAAGACAGTTGTAGACAAGGTATTTAATCCAATAGATAACTTCATTTATAAAATATGTGGAATAAATAAAGAAGAAAAAATGAATTGGAAAGAATATGTGTTCTCAATTATAGCAGTAAATGCGGTTATGGTATTTATAGGATATATAATTTTAAGAGCTCAGGGACTTTTATTTCTAAATCCAAATAAAATAGATGGAATGGAGCAGAGCTTATCCTTTAATACAATTATAAGTTTTATGACAAATACAAATCTCCAAGATTATAGTGGAGAGTCTGGACTTTCTAATTTAAGCCAGATGATAGTTATTATATTTATGATGTTTACGTCAGCAGCAACAGGTTTTGCAGCAGCTCTTGCTTTTATGAGAGGAATAATTGGAAAGAAATCAACGGGAAACTTCTTTGTTGATATAACAAGAATTACAACAAGAGTTTTACTACCATTTTCAATAGTAATAGGAATTCTTCTAGTATCTCAAGGAGTGCCACAAACTTTATCAGGAACTAAAACAGTTACAACAATAGAAGGGAAAATGCAGGACATAGCGATGGGACCTGTAGCGGCTCTTGAAGCAATAAAGCATGTAGGTACAAACGGGGGTGGTTTCTTCGGCGCAAATTCAGCACATCCTTTTGAAAATCCTACGCCTTTAACAAATTTAATAGAGTTATTATCTATGATGATGCTTCCGGGAGCGCTAGTTTATACCTTTGGTTTAATGCTAAAAAATAAAAAACAAGGCTGGGCAATCTTTGGTGCAATGGCAGGATTATTTATTGTAGCACTACCAATATGTTACTTTGCAGAAAAGGCAGGAAATCCAGCTTTAGCACATATCGGATTGAGCCAGGCTATGGGTAATATGGAAGGTAAAGAAGTTAGATTTGGAATAGGACAGTCTTCCTTATTTACTACGGTAACCACAGCTTTTACAACGGGAACAGTAAACAATATGCATGATTCATTAACACCTCTAGGAGGAGCAGTTGCTCTTATGAATATGATGCTTAATGTTATATTTGGCGGAAAAGGTGTAGGCTTTATGAACATGATAATGTATGCAATTCTTACAGTCTTTTTATGTGGACTTATGGTAGGAAGAACACCGGAATTTTTATCAAAGAAGCTTGAAGGTAGGGAAATCAAACTTATAGCCTTAGCTATAATAATTCATCCATTTTTAATATTGATGTTTTCAGCACTGGCTTTAGTTATGCCTGAGGGGCTTGCAGGGATATCAAATCCTGGCTTCCATGGTTTGTCTCAAATAGTTTATCAATTTGCCTCATCTGCAGCTAATAATGGTTCTGGTTTTGAAGGTCTAGGAGATAATACTATGTTTTGGAATACCACAGCAGGAATAGTTATGTTTTATGGAAGATACTTATCCATCATAATTCTTCTTTCAGTAGCGGGATCTTTAGCAGCAAAAAGAAGTATACCGGCGACAGCAGGAACTTTTAGGACTGATAATACAATGTTTGCAGTAACTTTAATGGCTATTGTTTTAATAATTGGAGCTTTAACCTTTTTACCAGCTATAGCTCTTGGACCAGTAGCAGAACACTTAACTTTGTGGCATTGA
- a CDS encoding KUP/HAK/KT family potassium transporter translates to MKSTNKHNNVTKLSLGGVLVALGVVYGDIGTSPLYVMKSIIQGNGGLEHISEEFIIGALSLIFWTITILTTIKYVFITLKADNKGEGGIFSLFTLVRNRAKWLIIPAMIGGAALLADGMLTPAVTVTSAIEGLKLIPSFNALFGRDQDIIITIVITILCLLFFIQHFGTDLIGKMFGPIMLIWFSMLGVLGIIGLSNDWTLLRALSPYYAIKILFSSDNKLGFFILGSVFLATTGAEALYSDLGHVGRKNIYGSWPFVKITLLLNYFGQGAWVLAAKKNSMHINAEDLNPFFQMVPHSFLIFSIVISTFAAIIASQALISGSFTLVSEAIKLNLFPKLHIMYPSRSKGQLYMPSINKLLWIVCVGLVLYFRDSEHMEAAYGLSITVTMLMTSILLFNYLLKQKISPVIATSILVFFGIFEFSFFIANVVKFMHGGYVAVLIALVILSLMYIWIQGHYTKIRLLKYVKIEDYKEQLNLLRQDTDRPKYATNLVYLTNSEYAEKIERNIMYSILDRRPKKADVYWFVNVVVTDNPYDAEYEVETFGTSYIVKVQIKLGFRLEQKLNVYLRQISTDLVKSGEIDIQCRNYTIIPERKVGDFRFTLIVEQLSYEADLSFWEALIYRTKLFIKKYTVTPAKWFGLETSDVDVENVPLFLSSCKQDFLKRVSK, encoded by the coding sequence ATGAAATCAACTAATAAACATAATAATGTTACTAAATTAAGTTTAGGGGGAGTATTAGTAGCACTAGGTGTAGTGTATGGAGATATTGGAACATCACCACTTTATGTAATGAAATCAATTATTCAAGGCAATGGTGGGTTAGAACATATATCCGAAGAATTTATTATTGGAGCTTTGTCTCTAATTTTTTGGACAATAACAATTTTGACAACAATAAAATATGTTTTTATAACATTAAAGGCAGATAATAAAGGTGAAGGAGGAATTTTTTCTCTTTTTACATTAGTACGTAATCGTGCAAAATGGCTTATTATTCCAGCTATGATTGGTGGAGCAGCATTACTTGCTGACGGAATGTTAACACCTGCTGTAACTGTAACGTCAGCAATTGAAGGTTTAAAGCTGATTCCAAGTTTTAATGCCCTTTTTGGCAGAGATCAAGATATAATTATTACAATTGTAATAACAATACTATGTCTACTATTTTTTATTCAACATTTTGGTACTGATTTAATAGGAAAAATGTTTGGGCCAATAATGTTGATTTGGTTTTCAATGCTCGGCGTTTTAGGGATTATAGGGCTATCTAATGATTGGACTCTATTACGTGCATTGTCTCCATACTATGCAATAAAAATTCTTTTTAGCAGCGATAATAAATTGGGATTTTTTATTCTTGGAAGCGTATTTTTAGCAACAACTGGTGCAGAAGCTCTTTATTCGGATCTTGGACATGTTGGGAGAAAGAATATTTATGGTTCTTGGCCTTTTGTTAAAATAACTTTATTATTAAATTACTTTGGGCAAGGAGCTTGGGTACTGGCTGCCAAGAAAAATTCCATGCATATAAATGCAGAAGACTTAAATCCATTTTTTCAAATGGTTCCTCATAGTTTTTTAATTTTTAGTATAGTAATTTCAACTTTTGCTGCGATTATTGCTTCTCAAGCATTAATTTCAGGGTCTTTTACTCTTGTTTCTGAAGCTATTAAATTAAATTTATTCCCTAAATTACATATTATGTATCCATCAAGATCTAAAGGACAGCTTTACATGCCTTCTATTAACAAACTTTTATGGATTGTTTGTGTTGGACTTGTATTGTATTTTAGAGATTCTGAGCATATGGAAGCAGCTTATGGATTATCAATTACAGTTACTATGTTAATGACAAGTATTTTATTATTCAATTATTTATTAAAACAAAAGATTTCACCAGTTATTGCTACAAGTATACTTGTTTTCTTTGGTATATTTGAATTTTCCTTCTTTATTGCAAATGTTGTTAAGTTTATGCATGGAGGATATGTAGCAGTTTTAATTGCATTAGTAATTTTATCTCTTATGTACATATGGATTCAAGGTCATTATACTAAGATACGTTTATTAAAATACGTTAAGATCGAAGATTATAAAGAACAGCTAAATCTTTTACGTCAAGATACTGATAGGCCTAAATATGCAACAAACCTTGTATATTTAACTAATTCAGAATATGCTGAGAAAATTGAGAGAAATATAATGTACTCTATTTTGGATAGAAGGCCAAAGAAAGCCGATGTATACTGGTTTGTCAATGTTGTTGTTACTGATAATCCTTACGATGCAGAATATGAAGTAGAGACTTTTGGAACATCATATATTGTAAAAGTCCAAATAAAACTTGGCTTTAGGTTAGAACAAAAATTAAATGTTTATTTACGTCAGATTTCAACTGATTTAGTTAAAAGTGGAGAAATAGATATTCAATGTAGAAACTATACTATTATTCCTGAACGAAAAGTTGGAGATTTCCGCTTTACTTTAATTGTAGAGCAGCTTTCTTATGAAGCAGATTTGAGTTTCTGGGAAGCACTTATATATAGAACTAAGTTATTTATAAAAAAATATACTGTAACACCGGCAAAGTGGTTTGGACTTGAAACTAGCGATGTTGATGTTGAAAATGTTCCATTATTTTTAAGTAGCTGCAAGCAAGACTTCTTAAAAAGAGTTTCAAAATAG
- a CDS encoding flavodoxin family protein: MSKVVIFNGSPRKNGYTGKLLEQVAKGAKSKGAEVIEFDLNDPGIRGCQGCMYCRTHDGCAVKDYLQPMYEAIKEADAIVFGSPIYYYKITGQAKVWFDRTFPMLGNDYKPKYPGKKLITIFAQGNPDPKIGAEGVKYANNMLEELGWKLEDSIQYCGTSHNPDLAVFDELSLRAFKDGENLVD, translated from the coding sequence ATGTCAAAAGTAGTTATTTTTAACGGAAGTCCAAGAAAAAATGGATATACTGGAAAATTATTAGAACAAGTGGCAAAGGGAGCAAAATCTAAAGGTGCTGAAGTTATAGAATTTGATTTAAATGATCCTGGAATACGTGGATGTCAAGGATGTATGTATTGCCGTACCCATGACGGATGTGCTGTTAAGGATTATTTACAACCAATGTATGAAGCTATTAAGGAAGCAGATGCTATTGTGTTTGGTTCTCCAATCTATTATTATAAAATTACAGGGCAAGCAAAGGTTTGGTTTGATCGTACATTCCCAATGCTTGGAAATGATTATAAGCCAAAATATCCAGGCAAAAAATTAATAACAATATTTGCCCAAGGAAACCCAGATCCTAAAATAGGTGCAGAGGGTGTTAAATATGCTAATAATATGTTAGAAGAATTAGGCTGGAAATTAGAAGATAGTATTCAGTACTGTGGAACTAGTCATAATCCTGATCTAGCAGTGTTTGATGAGTTATCTTTAAGAGCATTTAAAGATGGAGAAAATTTAGTAGACTAA
- a CDS encoding helix-turn-helix domain-containing protein, whose translation MKNPYIGYALKIIGGKWKLLIIWTMSQNGVIRFNELQRKVTGISSLMLSKNLKELEEDRLIIRRQYNEIPPRVEYELSELSQKLIGVLQYLGKWGDEAYKYKHPSV comes from the coding sequence ATGAAAAACCCTTACATAGGATATGCTTTAAAAATTATAGGCGGCAAATGGAAACTGTTAATCATTTGGACCATGTCACAAAATGGAGTTATTAGATTTAATGAACTACAGAGAAAAGTTACTGGTATATCTAGTCTTATGTTATCAAAAAACTTAAAAGAACTCGAAGAAGACCGTCTTATTATTCGTCGTCAATATAATGAAATTCCACCAAGAGTAGAATATGAATTATCAGAACTTAGTCAAAAACTCATAGGTGTTTTACAGTATCTTGGTAAATGGGGAGACGAAGCTTATAAATATAAACATCCATCTGTTTAA
- a CDS encoding ABC transporter substrate-binding protein, which produces MKRIFALIVIISFIGMIIEYGSGINDSITANNSIEQDRLQTIQKKGILTVASANEIPFFHENSQADSFVGIDADIITEIARRLGINKIEMKEVSFANLFSELNTDSSVDMAANGIYITPEREKIVAFTEPLYKESEVVIVPKASKINFKDDLKNAMVGVERGTAFENLAQNWKKSNLVKDVVTFGNIPDLLAAINSGKVDAGVADSVVINYFLKKETNLFLRTFKDYTPELQGIIGIAVRKNDIALLNALNEKITDMKTDGTLYSILVGNGLDGNNVVNIK; this is translated from the coding sequence ATGAAAAGAATATTTGCTTTAATCGTTATTATAAGTTTTATTGGAATGATAATTGAATACGGTTCAGGTATTAATGATAGTATCACAGCAAATAATTCAATTGAACAAGATAGGTTACAAACAATTCAAAAGAAAGGAATACTAACTGTTGCATCAGCAAATGAAATTCCATTTTTTCATGAAAATTCTCAAGCAGATAGTTTTGTTGGAATTGATGCTGATATTATAACAGAAATTGCAAGGAGGCTTGGAATCAATAAAATTGAGATGAAAGAGGTATCATTTGCAAATTTATTCAGTGAACTAAATACTGACAGTAGCGTAGACATGGCAGCCAATGGGATATATATAACTCCTGAACGAGAAAAAATTGTAGCTTTTACTGAGCCATTATATAAGGAATCAGAAGTTGTTATTGTTCCAAAAGCCTCAAAAATTAATTTTAAAGATGATTTAAAAAATGCTATGGTAGGAGTGGAAAGAGGTACGGCTTTTGAGAATTTGGCACAAAATTGGAAGAAGAGTAATTTAGTGAAAGATGTAGTAACGTTTGGAAATATACCTGATTTATTGGCTGCTATAAATAGTGGAAAAGTTGATGCAGGAGTAGCGGATTCTGTTGTTATAAATTATTTTTTGAAAAAAGAAACAAATCTTTTTTTAAGAACATTCAAAGATTATACTCCTGAATTGCAAGGGATTATAGGAATAGCAGTTAGAAAAAATGATATAGCATTATTAAACGCATTAAACGAAAAAATTACGGATATGAAAACAGATGGTACGCTGTATTCTATTCTTGTAGGAAATGGTTTAGATGGAAATAATGTGGTTAATATTAAATAA